The Callospermophilus lateralis isolate mCalLat2 chromosome 3, mCalLat2.hap1, whole genome shotgun sequence genome has a segment encoding these proteins:
- the Bdkrb2 gene encoding B2 bradykinin receptor, giving the protein MFSTWKRPVLLSVHEDPMPTTASLSTEMLNITSQALESALNGTLSQDSSCPDTEWWGWLNAIQAPFLWVLFVLAAIENVFVLSVFCLHKSRCTVAEIYLGNLAVADLILACGLPFWAITIANNFDWLFGEVLCRVVNTMIYMNLYSSICFLMLVSIDRYLALVKTMSMGRMRGVRWAKLYSLVIWGCTLLLSSPMLVFRTMRGYSEEGHNVTACVIIYPSHTWEVFTNVLLNLVGFLLPLSVITFCTVQIMQVLRNNEMQKFKEIQTERKATVLVLAVLLLFVVCWLPFQISTFLDTLLRLGILSGCWNEHVIDVITQISSYVAYSNSCLNPLVYVIVGKRFRKKSREVYRGPCGKVGCGPEPVPADNSMGTLRTSISVDRQIHKLQDWARGSQ; this is encoded by the coding sequence CACTGAAATGCTCAACATCACCTCACAAGCTCTCGAATCTGCCCTTAACGGGACCCTTTCCCAGGACAGCAGCTGCCCGGACACCGAGTGGTGGGGCTGGCTCAATGCCATCCAGGCCCCCTTCCTCTGGGTCCTGTTCGTGCTGGCTGCGATCGAGAATGTCTTTGTCCTCAGCGTGTTCTGCCTGCACAAGAGCAGGTGCACCGTGGCAGAAATCTACCTGGGGAACCTGGCGGTGGCTGACCTGATCCTGGCCTGCGGGCTGCCCTTCTGGGCCATCACCATCGCCAACAACTTTGACTGGCTCTTTGGAGAGGTCCTGTGCCGGGTGGTGAACACCATGATCTACATGAACCTGTACAGCAGCATCTGCTTCCTGATGCTGGTGAGCATCGACCGCTACCTGGCCCTGGTGAAGACCATGTCCATGGGCAGGATGCGCGGGGTGCGCTGGGCCAAACTCTACAGCCTGGTGATCTGGGGGTGCACGCTGCTCCTGAGCTCGCCCATGCTAGTGTTCCGGACCATGAGGGGGTACAGTGAGGAGGGCCACAATGTGACCGCGTGCGTCATCATCTACCCGTCCCACACCTGGGAGGTGTTCACCAACGTTCTCCTGAACTTGGTGGGCTTCCTGCTGCCCCTGAGCGTCATCACCTTCTGCACGGTGCAGATCATGCAGGTGCTCCGGAACAACGAGATGCAGAAGTTCAAGGAGATCCAGACAGAGAGGAAGGCCACCGTGCTGGTCCTGGCCGTGCTGCTGCTCTTCGTCGTGTGCTGGCTGCCCTTCCAGATCAGCACCTTCCTGGACACGCTGCTGCGCCTCGGCATCCTCTCGGGCTGCTGGAACGAGCACGTCATCGACGTCATCACGCAGATCAGCTCCTACGTGGCCTATAGCAACAGCTGCCTCAACCCGCTGGTGTACGTCATCGTGGGCAAGCGCTTCCGGAAGAAGTCCCGCGAGGTGTACCGGGGCCCGTGCGGGAAAGTGGGGTGCGGGCCCGAGCCGGTCCCGGCGGACAACTCCATGGGCACGCTGCGCACCTCCATCTCGGTGGACCGCCAGATTCACAAACTGCAGGACTGGGCGAGGGGCAGCCAGTGA